The Hemiscyllium ocellatum isolate sHemOce1 chromosome 46, sHemOce1.pat.X.cur, whole genome shotgun sequence genome segment taaggccatatttggagtactgtgtgcagttctggtcgcctcactttaggaaagatgtggaagctttggagaggatgcagaggagatttaccaggatgttgcctggaatggagataagtcgtacgaggataggttgagagtgctaggccttttctcattggaacggtgaaggatgaggggtgacttgatagaggtttataagatgatcaggggaatagatagacagtcagagacttttttccccaggtacaacagagtgttacaaggggacataaattttaaggtgaagggtggaaggtatggggggatgtcaggggtaggttctttacccagagagtggttggggcatggaatgcactgcctctgggagtggcagagtcagaatcattggtgacctttaagcggcaattggataggtacatgcataggtgcttaagctaagacaaatgttcggcacaacatcgtgggccgaagggcctattctgtgctgtattgttctatgttcttatgtCAGGAAGAGACAAGATAtttcgagtgaatccttagaagagtagaaaggcagtaggagtatacttaagaaggaaatcaggaaggcaagaaggggacatgagatagctttggcaaatagggttaaggagaatccagagggcttttacaaatatattaagaacaatagggtaactagggagagaatagagcccctcaaagatcagcaaaattatgtttgtgtggagctgcaggagatgggggagatgctaaacgagtattttgcatcagtgtttactgtggagaaggacgagGAAGTTAGAAAATGtcaggaaatggatggtgacatcttgaaaatgtccatattacagatgaggaagtgctggatgtcttaaaacacataaacatgaataaatccccagaacctgatcaattgtaccctcaaactctgtgggaagctagagaagtgattgctgggccccttgctgagatatttgtaccattaatagtcacaggtgaagtctcaaggttggctaacatggtgccattgtttaagaaaggtggtaaggacaagccagggaattatagaccagtgagcctgatgtcagtggtgggcaagttgttggagggaatcctgaaggacaggatttacatgtatttgaaaaggcaagaactgattagggatggtcaacatggttttgtgtgtgggaaatcatgactcatgaatttgattgagttttttgaagaagtaacaaagaggactgatgagggcagaaatGGTGGACATGGTCtaaatagacttcagtaaggcatttgcaaggttccccatggagactggttagcaagcttagatctcatggaatacagggagaactagccatttggatagagaattggctcaaggtagaagacagaggatggtggtgaagggttgtttatcagactggaggcctgtgaccagtggagtgccacaagaattggtgctgggtccactactttttatttatataaatgacttggatgtgaacaaagaaggtaagtttgcagatgacaccaaaattggaggtgtggtggacaacgaagaaggttatctcagattataattggatcttgatcagatgggccagtgggcagaggagtgacagatggagtttaatttagataaatgcgaggtgttgcattttgggaaagcaaatcttattcacataatggtaagatcctagggagtgttgctgaacaaagagaccttagagtgcaggttcatagctccttgaaagtagagttgtaggtagataggataatgaagaaggcgtttggtatgctttcctttattggtcagagtattgatttataggagttgggtggtcatgttgcggttgtacaggacgttggttagaccacttttggaatattgtgtgcaattctggtctccttcctattggaaggatattgtgtaacttgaaagggttcagaaatgatttacaatgatgttgccaggatcggtggatttgagcgatagggagaggttgactaagcctgtggctgttttccctggagtgttggagggttggtggtgaccttataggggtttatataatcatgaagggcatgatagggtaaatagacaaggtattttccttgggtgggggagtccagaattagagggcataggtttaaggcgagaggggaaagatataaaagagacctaagtggcaactttttcatgcagagggtggtgcatgtatggaatgagctgccagaggaagtggtggagactagtacaaatgcagcatttaaaaggcatctggatgggtatatgaataggaagggtttggagggatatgggctgggtgctggcaggtgggactagattgggttgggatacctggtcagcatggacgggttggactgaagggtctgtttccatgctgtacatctctatgactctaagtggatttttaaaaactttgtgtCCTCTTAATTTGGAGAAGGCAAGAAATTTAGCAGTGTGCTTGACAAAAAGCTTATTTATTTAACCTATAATCCAGCATATTAAACTCCAGCCCAGTAACAGAGATGATTAACGTAAACTGAAATAGCAGCCAAGTGTCAAAATGAATATAGTTCAGTCTGGATGTGACTAATAGCAGCAAAAACAGCAGAATCCAACCCCTGGAATCACTTGTGGACTTGCTGCAATTTCTATAggatgaatgagtgagtgaatccTTCCTACACACACGGTTGACAAACGGATCACTCCACAATGTGAACTAGCTGTTCTCTCAGCCAGAGGGATGGGTgaatgaatcccttcccacactcacaGTAAGAGAATGCTTCCCTCCAGTGTGAACCTGCTGGTGAGTCAGCATATTCTGTTTGCTTTTAAAACTCTTCTCGCAGTCCAAACACTGAAAAGGTCTCATGTCAGAGTGAACGCGTTGATGTGAAGTGAGGTGGGTGagctgagtgaatcccttcccacagttCGAACAAGTAAACGGTTTGGCCCccgtgtgaactcgctggtgtgccAGTAGGctggatgactgagtgaatctcttcccacattgtgagcaggtgaatggcctctccccggtgtgaactcgctggtgagTTAACAGATCCATTTTAGTTTTAAAGTTTTTCTCACATTCAGAACATTGAAAAGATCTTGTCTCAGAGTGAACACGTTGGTGTGATGTGAGGTGGGTGAGTTGAGTGAATTGCTTCCCACATATGGAACAGATGAATGGCCGCTCACCAGAGTGAATTCTCCGATGTTTGCATAAGCTGGAAGACTGAGTGAATTCCTTGCCACACTCTGTACagatgaatggtctctccccagtgtgaacccgctggtgatCGAACAGATTGCACAACTGAGTGAACCCAGTCCCACATTCGGAACagatgaatggtttctccccagtgtgaactcgctggtgtgtcAGCAGACTGGACagctgagtgaatcctttcccacattcagggcaggtgaatggcctctctccagtgtgaacccgctggtgtgtCAATAGATTCTTCTTGCTTTTAAAGCTCTTGTCACAGGCAGAACATTGAAAAGGTCTCATGTCAGAGTGCACAACTTTGTGTGAGGTGAGGTGGGTGAGTTGAGTGAATTCCTttccacactcagagcaggtgaatggccgcTCCCCAGTATGAGTTTTCTGGTGCTTGTGTAAGctggatgactgagtgaatcccttcccacaatcagagcaggtgaacggcctctctccggtgtgacAGCGTCGATGAATTTCCAGCACAGATGGAGatctgaatcccttcccacaatccccacatttccacggtttctccatggtgCTGATTATCGTTCAGATTCTGTAGGTCAGATGATCAGTTAAAACCTTGAACACAGAGCACATGTAAGGTTTCTCCTTGCTGTGAATGGTGCATTGCTTTGCAGGCCGAGTAACTGGTTAAAATTCTTTCCACACAGTCAGCGTACTGGAATATCTGCtttcaggtgtgtgtgtgttttggtgccttttccagtcacactgatgtTTTTAGTATTTACCCACAAATAGACAGACAAGCATATCTCCCTCCATATTCAAAATCGAATGATATTCAGTGATTTGAATGGCACATCACATGTTGATCTGATGTCTGATTTGAGTTTCTGCCTGTAAAAGGAATTGACAGTGTCAGTATCACTATCAGGCCTAGACAGAAATTCACAACTGACCACTCTAATTATCATGAACTGCCTTTCCCTCCTTGTTCCAATAAACGTGTGGTTCAATCAAACTAAAGTAAGCCAATATCAGCAACTAATCCTGAAATAAGAAAATTAAACATTACCAGCTGAACTAGAATTTGTTCCCAGTATCCACGAGTCACTCTGACTCCCTCCACCCAAGGTGCCCTCCAGCTGTGGAAGGAGCATACCAGTGAACTCTATACACTTGACTCCAGGGGCACCTGGCCATGAGATGAATCATGGAAAACAGACCACCAGCCAGAGCAATCCCAAACTACACCCCACTCTCCCAGCACTCACCTACTTTGGCAAACACTGATCCTGGATTTACAAATGGCTGGGTGAACCATGACCAAGAGCGTGGTCCGGGAGAAGAAACTCTAATGTAACCCAGTCCCCTCcacattttactgctcctcggatgctgcttgaactgctgggctcttccagcatcactaatccagaatctggtttccagcatctgctgtcattgttttttaccCCCTCCCCATCAGCCGGAAACAAGGTGTCACCAGCGTCGAGCAGCAGCTCCTTTGAGCAACAGGACAGGGGCTTCAGCTTctcaaactgaaagaaaatatgGTCCCAGGGACAACCCGTTTTTTGGGGGAAATTTTtcaattaaattgaaagaaagatTGCTAAAACAAAATCTAACGACCGTctacaaatattttttaaaactatcCATGAAGGGAAAATAATCAATCAAGTAGGTTTATTCTTTGCTTGCATATAACAGAGCGCTAAAATGCGCATTGTGTTGCTTCATCTGGAGTCAAAAAGAACTGACACCTTGTACCTTGCAGATTCAGCATTGAATTTCAAATATGTTAACGCAAGTGTTAAATACCTAACTAAAAGTTGAAAATAACCAAAGGAAACATTGCTTATTACAAaaaatattgaattttttttgcatATTTTAATACTTTTTTAAACATGCCTGCGCTGACTGGGAAACCAAAGGCagccccctgtgtgaaaaaaaatcccTCACCAAGATGGCAGGCGGCCGGTGACCAGGGTCATTCCTTTACCAAGATGACGGCCGGTTGCCTGGGTAACCCGGTCTCACCCCGGGAGGAAGCCCCGCCTTCCCCGATTCCCTCTCATAAGATGGCGGTCAGTGAGACCGCTCGCAGGATAAACGCAGGGCCTATTGGGTAGTCAGGTTCCCCCACCCCTGCCAGCCGGTAATTGATAAATCTGCCAGGCCGCAGCGCCGCGGTTTCCATTCCTACCATGCCTCCTCCCGCCACCCGAAATGTCCGCTCTTCCTCGAGCTGACCCCGTGGCGGATACTGAGCTTGCTCCGAGCACATGCCATTCCTGCGCCTGCGCTCTGGGCACCAGAACAATAGCAAGGGAGGGACTGGATGAAAAAGCCACCATTGACCTCATATGCTCAGTCACAGAGGGGTGTACAGCGAGCGTAATCCTAAATTGGTCaatgttttataaacctttcatcTGTGGAATGAATCTAGTGAACGTTCTCTGATCTGCCTGCAATGCAATTATATCCTTGGGGAtcaaaactatacacagtactccagctgcagAATCAgaaatgtcctatacagctgcaacaacagGGGCggtgcggtggctcagtggttagcactgctgcctgacaggagtttgcacgtttctgCCGAgtgctctcgtttcctcccacaatccaaagatgtgcagcttcggtgaattggccatgctaaatcgcctacagtgttcagggatgtgtaggataggggcgttagtcaggggtaaatgtagaggaataggtgAATAGGTCTGAGTGAGTTAcacatcggagggtcagtgtgaacttgttgggctgaagggtatgtttccacactgtagggattctataattctacttTTGTACTGAAGCATATTGTAGTTTCTCTCCAACAAATTAAATAAATGtgatttccctctgacaaaaacACGTTTCATGTGTCTGATTATCTTGATCTTATCCAAGTGCCTTATCATCATGCCTTAGGgatagcttctaacatttttccTGTGACAGATGTAAAATTagctggcctgtagtttcctactTTCTGCCTCACTTTTTGAATGAAGAAGGTACATTAGTTATATTCCATTTTAACTGTACCTTCCTCAAATATCATGCGTTTTATAAAAGTATAACTCATATATCAACTATCTCACCAGCTACTTATTTTAAGACCCTaggatgaaatccatcaggaTCTGCTGATTTATCGACTACTGTTCCAATGATTTACAGAGTATT includes the following:
- the LOC132836121 gene encoding gastrula zinc finger protein XlCGF8.2DB-like, whose amino-acid sequence is MEKPWKCGDCGKGFRSPSVLEIHRRCHTGERPFTCSDCGKGFTQSSSLHKHQKTHTGERPFTCSECGKEFTQLTHLTSHKVVHSDMRPFQCSACDKSFKSKKNLLTHQRVHTGERPFTCPECGKGFTQLSSLLTHQRVHTGEKPFICSECGTGFTQLCNLFDHQRVHTGERPFICTECGKEFTQSSSLCKHRRIHSGERPFICSICGKQFTQLTHLTSHQRVHSETRSFQCSECEKNFKTKMDLLTHQRVHTGERPFTCSQCGKRFTQSSSLLAHQRVHTGAKPFTCSNCGKGFTQLTHLTSHQRVHSDMRPFQCLDCEKSFKSKQNMLTHQQVHTGGKHSLTVSVGRDSFTHPSG